The genomic interval tgtggacctttaagggcagggagaaggaaagagagacactatatgagatgatgggaaGGATGGGAGGGGAGGACTTCTAGAGGAAAACGGCAGGATAGCAAGTCTGACAGGTGTAAttttgaaaagacaaaggaatctatttcttgtaaagtaaaatagaatGGAAACAACAATATAAAGAAATCAGCAAATAAGTCTTAAGACCCTTCAGTTAAAGTTATTTTCTTCCAATATGCTAcaaaaattactttatttcatGTCAAAGACCATGAGCTGTGTCAAATTTTCCCTAGTAGCCTTGTTGCCCCCTACGATTGCatagaaagaagacaaagaactTTAGTATAATATTTGAGGCATTATGAGTCTCACAATATTCAGCTCAATTCCCCTTAAACCGTATCCCATGATGTGAATATAGATGGACCCAAACAGGTGCTTTCACACATGATGGGTTATTTTACAGGAGAGGAATATCCTCTATAATTATGCTACAGGAGCACAAACAACCTGATTCTTTCTGATGGGCCATAAGCTAGCCTACTCCTCACTTCAGAAAGAGACATCTTTTTGTATTGGAGAGTGACCAGgcctgacttactttgctctagATGGAAGCACTGTCTCCGTTTTTCAAAACTGTAAGCAAACCTGTCATTGCTTTGGAGAGAGAtgggctttctgtttttaaaggctCTTGACTACACAGACTTCCTTGCAATGGTCGTCCAGAAGAGAGGGCAGTGAGTGTTTCTGATTACATGAAGTTCAGAAATGCCAGAGCTCCACATAGAACTGTTTCCCATGTCTGCTCTGAAAAATTCTTtgctttctcaattaaaaaatagtgtTCTTTCTATTTGTGGTAGTCAATGACTTTCAGAAAAAGATCATGTGTATGGGTTAAAAGTCTGGGGAAAGTTCCCTGGGAAATTGGATACAGAGAGATGCTGAGCTTTTCAGTCTTTAAAAGGATGGGATTGAGCAATGAATGTGCATAAAGCACTGTATTATACAACGAGCaacattttattatctttataattttttctaaatagtACCTAAGGTATTGCAGGTAAATCCTAAACATTTTGTCCCTGGTTAACATTTTCTTAATAGAATAATTCTTGGGTTTTAATGATCCAATCTCCAGAAGATGTGTACATCAATTGGTGCAACATTTTTCAGCCAAATTTTGTATAAGAAAAATTGATATATGCATTCCCAAATCTCAATATGAATCCATTAATAAAACTACACATGGGCTAAGTCTAGTGACATACTAAGCACGATTGTTAAAAGATGAGAAttgtatattttttcaaagagCACAGGTCACAGATGTTGCAGGTGTAAAAAGAGGCAGCACTGGGTCATGCATGTCATACAAtaagagaaaaaagttttaaactacACATTCATTGTGCGCTAATCAGAAAATCaagttttaaagaattttctattttaacattACAGTTTCCTACTTAAACCTGGGTGTTCATGGGTTTTAGAGCATTGTTTGGGGGATTGGGGTAGAAACCTACTgtactacagtttttttttttttcttttctttcttttaaaatgctgagCTATAAGCTCACAAATTCAACTTTTTTGactaaagaactaaaaagcctcttgatgaaagtgaaagaggagagtgaaaaagttggcttaaagctcaacattcagaaaactaagattatggtatctggtctcatcacttcatgggaaatagatggggaaacagtggaaacagtgtcagacttcattttttggggttccaaaatcactgcagatggtgattgcagccatgaaattaaaagatgcttactccttggaaggaaagttttgaccaatctagatagtatattcaaaagcagagacattactttgccaacaaaagtccatctagtcaaagctatggtttttcctgtggtcatgtatggatgtgagagttggcctgtgaagaaagctgagtgccaaagaactgatgcttttgaactgtggtgttggagaagactcttaagaggcccttggactgcaaggagatccaaccagtccatcctaaaggagatcagtcccatgtgttctttggaaggaatgatgctaaagctgaaactccagtcctttggccacctcatgtgaagagttgactcattggaaaagaccctgatgctgggagagattgggggcaggaggagaaggggatgacagaggatgagatgtatggatggcatcactgactcaatgcacatgagtctgggtgaactccgggagttggtgatggacagggaggcctggcgtgctccgattcatggggtcacaaagagtcggacacgactgagcaactgaactgaactgaactgaactggattttTAGGGATATTTGCAACTGGATTCAGTTGGAAGAATTAATCAGTTCAGGTGCTACCATCAGACTCTACATATCAAGAGTTGATCATTTTCCTATATTTGAGGCAAAGGACAAAATCAAGAGATAAGGTGGGCTGACAGATTGGGGAACAGTCTCTTCACACTTCCCTGCTTCTCTCTTCCATGAATATTTTTTCAAACATCTTCCCAAATATTCCCAAGAAGCCTGATCTCCTGCATCCCTTCTGGgctttctttgcttcctttttgCAGCCTTTCCTGGAACATCTTTTCTTGCTCCCCCTGCCTTTCAGGGACGTGGGAAATGGGCACCTGGGAGCTCTcagataatgaaaaaaattccatCTTTGCCTGAAGGAAAGTGGGACTGATTGTGGGGAGGATTTCTTACATTGGACAGTTCCAGCGCATGCCAGAAAAGGCCTCTACCCATTCTGGGAATCTCTCTGAGCCTACATCACCTGTGTCCCTTCTCAGGTCCTTGTTTTGTTCTGCTCATTTGGGAGGCTTTGATTTTGCCTCTGTTTTTTCCTCATGTCCTGTTGTAATAAATCTTCCTCATTTACTCTGGTGAGCttgcctggtggcttagatggtaaagaatatgcctgaaatgcaggaaatgggagttcaatccctgggtagggaagatcccccagagaaggaaatggttacccactccagtattcttgcctggggaattccatggacagaggagtcactCAAGCTGGATAGTAATTGGGGGAATAAAAAGGGAGATCTTTCATTGCCTCTACCTTCTTCCACATACACATTTGATAATCTTGTAAAATTAAGCATTTCATTGCAATTTACAATAGTTCATATTCAATTCAATAGTGGTAACACAATTTATTAAACTAATTTCATTTATTGactgtcttttttatttcattttagacaAGATAAGAATAAATAATCTCTTAAATCAAGGATTAAAAATGCTCATGTTTATTTCAAATGACTTTTCCCcctcattttaagaaaaatcagAAGGTACTTCTTTCTGTAACAGTGGCTGACTACAAAGAACTGGTTATGAATTTCTGGTATATGTAAGGAATCACTAAGCAGTCACTTGGTTTATAAACCAAGAATATGGATACACAAGAGGACTTGCTCGAGTTTCAAGTAATCTAGATATCATAATGTTTAACACATCCTTGGGAGAACAGCAATATCCAGTCTAAACTTGGTTTAGAGAGAAACATTTCAAAAGACTTAATAAGCACAACATCACAATTTTTTCCAAGTGTCCTAATTCTCTATTCTTTCATGCTCTGTGTGGATGGaaatgttttgattttatctTAACCAGATGAGTTGTTGTCTTTTGAAAATATATGCaatgaaaatagatttaaaaaaatcatgtcatCTAAATTTTAAGGTGTCACTGGACCTGTTTACATTCAAAGGAAAACTGAGAATAACCATGAACTGTTTATGTAATagagcttccctcgtggctcagaaggtaaagaatctgcctgcagtgcaggagattgaGGTTTGATcaccgggtcaggaagatgtcctggagaagggaatggctatcctctccagtattcttgtctgaagaattccatggaaaaggagcctggcaagctacagtccatgggtcgcaaagagtaggacaagtgAGCGATTATCACGTTCACTTTTACATTTACATAATAATCTGTGCTGAAGTAAACTACAAAGGAACATTCACTACATGAGTTTGCAGAAGAACTGAAAAAATTGGAAGAGTGATATTTCATGATTTGGGCATCAACAGCAAACTGACCATGAGAAAGTGAGTATTCTGTGGCTTGGCATCTGTAAAGTTAGGACGCCCCTCTTTACTGGAGAGAcctgtatttttattcttttgatggcAGCGATATGGCAATTGTTCATtggtaagggaaaaaaaagaaaatttaataatttttcacatCCCTTAATCCCAATTGCTTATAACCTTAAGTTTAACCTACTTCCAattctctgaatgtgtgtgtagtGACAATTTCTGGAGacctgtaaagtgaaagtgttaatcgatcagtcgtgtctgactctctgagttCTCACAGATGGTAGACAgccagacttttctgtccatgggattctccaggcaagaatactggggtgagttgccatggcttcttccaggggatcttcctgacctaggcatCAAGCATGTGTCTCTTATATCTGGCTgtactggcagacaggttctttactactagcaccacctgggaagcccccttttgaTATTGAGGAGGAATCAGTAGCCCAAGTTGCTGATGGCAACTTTCCTGTGCTGTAACTAAGGAAGGCagttaaaagataaaggatatagaTAAAAGGTGATTCAGACAATAGAATCCCAGAGAAATGACACTTGAGTCCTGGACAAACAGACCTCAAGGTCTTCCTCACTGTTACATTTCAGTTATATGTCCGGAAAATACCTTTATTTTTATGAGCTAAATTATGTTGAGACTTTTCTTACTTTCCATGACAAATGTCCTATCTAACATAATGAGTCCTCCAACAAGAGGATCTGGCCCCCACAGCTGTGGTGGCTCACCTGCCATTGAAGTGGGAACTCAACTAAAATGAAAACTGGCACAAGACCAATCACTGTGAACTTTTCAAACCCGCGTTGTTACTTTAATTAGGGCAGAAAATCAACAGCCCTAGCATTGTGCAATCCTCAATTCATTTAAGCTGATGGAGAAGATTTTGACCAAAATTTCTAAAGGAATATTTAGTTAAGGTAAtctattttagggcttcccaggtggtgctagtggtaaagaacctgtctgtgcAGGTGAcatagagacgtgggttccatccctgggttgggaagatcccctggaggagggcatggcaacccactccagtattcttgcctggagaatcccatgaatagggaagtctggtgagctacagtacatagggtctcaaagaattggacatgactgaagtggcttagcataaATGCACAGTTTATCATAGAAATAGGAAATGAAActtaagaaacataaaaaaagacattgatcattcatttttatctctttatttgaGAAGCAATACCCTTTCATGACCCTTTCATAGTGTTATTGGTCCATATGGAAAATTTTGTCAGTGGTCTCATATGATAAGTGTGTTTTTCCAAATTAGGGAACTGgtccaaatattttttcccacaaTGGAAGCTTGTGACAAGGGTGAGGTGATGATAAGGTGAATGTAAGATTAGTGGTTTTAAAATATGCAGATACACGAAGAATCTAGTTCTTGCCTTCAGTTGGGAGCGACATTATTTTCAGTTCAAAAGAACATTAAGAAAAATCCTGCTAGACATTAAAGTCGTATGAACTCCAGTCATGACTGAGGTCACAGTGTTTTAAGATGGATAGAGGACATACTGGGTCCTTTCTAATAAAGTGCCCTATAGAAATAAGCCAACATATAGTTAGATGGACCAGAGCTGGCTGAACATGGTGAGGTATAAGTACAGAATTTGATAGGTATTATAAAACTGTACTCGGTTTGACAGATCGTATTTACATCTGCCAAATCCACCAACAACCAAAATAGGTTTTCATTCTGAttatatgttttatctttttaattagaTTATTAATTTGTTTGCTTACAttttatgaatattaataaaGTCTATTtattaatgcagagttccaaagaatagcaagaagagataagaaagacttcctccatgatcaatgcaaagaaataaaggaaaacaacagagtgagaaagactagagatctcttcaagaaaattagagataccaagggaacatttcatgcaaagatgggctcgataaaggacagaaatggtatggacctaacagaagcaaaagatattaagaagaggtggcaagaatacccagaggaactgtacaaaaaagatcttaacggccaaaataatcatgatagtgtgatcactcacctagagccagacatcctggaatgtaaagtcaagtgggccttagaaagcatcactacaaacaaagctagtggaggtgatggaattccattggagctatctcaaatcctgaaagatgatgctgtgaaagtgctgcactcaatacatcagcaaatttggagatctcagcagtggccacaggactggaaaaggtcagttttcattccaatcccataaaaaggcaatgccaaagaatgctcaaactactgcacaaatgcactcatctcacacgctagcaaagaaatgctcaaaattctccaagccaggctttagcaatatgtgaactgtgaactttcagatgttcaagctggttttagaaaaggcagaggaaccagagatcaaattgccaacatccgctggatcattgaaaaagcaagagagttccaaataaacatctatttctgctttattgactatgtcaaagcctttgactgtgtggatcacaataaactgtggaaaattctgaaaaagatgggaatagcagaccatcttacctgcctcttgagaaacctatatgcaggtcaggaagcaacagttaaaattggacatggaacaacagactggttccaaataggaaaaggagtacatcaaggctgtatattgtcaccctgcttatttaacttatatgcagagtacatcatgagaaacactgggctggaaaaacaagctggactcaagattgtcaggagaaatatcaataacctcagatatgcagatgacaccactcttatggcagaaagtgaagaagaactaaagagtctcttggtgaaagtgaaagaggagagtgaaaatgttggcttaaagctcaacattaagaaaactaagatcttggcatctggtcccatcacttcatgggaaatagatggggaaacagtggaaacagtgtcagacttaatttttttgtgctccaaaatcactgcagatggtgattgcagccatgaaattaaaagacatttactttttggaaggaaagttatgaccaacctagatagcatattgaaaagcagagacattactttgccaacaaaggtccatctagtcaaggctatggttttttccagtggtcatgtatggatgtgagagttggactgtgaagaaggctgagtgctgaagaatcagtgcttttgttggagaagactcttgagagtcccttggactgcaaggaaatccaaccagtccatcttaaaggagatcagccctgggtgttcattggaaggactgatgctgaagctgaagctccaatactttggccacctcattcaaagagttgactcattgttaaagaccctgaaaaagattgagggcaagaggagagggggacaacagaggatgagatggctggatagcatcactgactaaatggacatgagttgggtaaactttgggagttggtgatggatagggaggcctggcttgctgtgattcacggggttgcagagttggacttgactgaatgactgaactgaactgattatgtttCACACTAATACTTGAGAAAGTACAGTTCTAAATATCATAACATACCTTAAGACTTCTTTCCTTACACCATCAGAAACCTGTCTTGGGGGAATGTGTGAGCAGTACTCTGAATGGAAGAGTGATGTCTTTATGTGTCTACAGCCCACATACTACAGAAGTAATGGTGATGTACTTAACCACAAATACACAAATATGTATATGTGGTTATTTGCCCAGGAACCTGGGTGAAATGAGGCAGAGACTGACCAGAAGTTCTTGACCACCCACTTCATCTTTCTCAATTTGTCTATGAGAATGAGGAAGAGAAGACAGGCAATTGAAgactaatatttttattgtgaatTTTGCAAAATCAGGTTAGGGAACACACAAAAGAGCCTGAATTAtgtctggggaggagggaaggtcagaatgaggtggttgggttGGGGATGTGAGGAGAATATCCCCTTCCATAGTGGATCTGAATCCCTAGTTCCAAGTTCATGATGAGTTGCACCCCAGTTGCCCACCAGTCAGGCTGCTGACTTCTCACCTGATCTAGTCTGTGAACTTGCAGACATAGGGTAAGTTCAAATAGCAGTTATGATCTCTCCACTTGAGATATCCTGGAGAGACAGAGGTGCTCAAGTCAACGGGGCTGGTGGAACTTGAGAACccaatggagaggaatccaagATTCTCTCTTTGAAGCCTGGTTTAGGCTTCAAAGGCCCTCCCTCATCTTCACCAGTGTCCCACTCCATGGGAAGAAGATAGAAAGTAAGAAGAGATGAGAGGGAATGGGAGAAGACAAGCCAATATTATAGTTCCAGCCCAGGAGGATTCCCTGAAGATCAGACCCAGAAATGGcaggtgaggggatggaaaaggCTGGACAAAAATGACCTTCTATGTCTCTTACCTGAGCTTCTTGAGAGACTCCCACAGTAGCCAGGGCTTGAGATGGCAGCAGGATCTGTCTCCCAGGCAACATAATTGAGCACATCATTGCTACTCCATTCCCATCCACCAGCATTGGGCTCAGAGCCCTATGGAGCAGAGGATGGAGTTGGGTGAGACAGAAAGGCCTTTAGAATTCTCCTGGTCTGATGCTGTCTGTTGGAATGATTGATTCCCCTCCCCAGCATCACGGAATTATCTCTCTGTTCAAGATAAGCCCCCACAGCTCTCCTCTGGGAAACTCTCCCTAACTCTATTGGCTAATTTCAAAGCCAATAATGTGATAAGCACAGCATGTGTGGACTCAGGGAGGCACAACGAACTGAATTACAAGGTATGCTGTGTGAACTGTGTAAAAGCTTGACAAAAGGCAGATTAATTTTAGTTGGGGACTAGTACCTGCCCAGGACTAAAGGCTCTCACTTTCCCTAGTTATCCTGTGAACCCCAGGGATCTCTCAGGTCTTTTCTGGGCTGGCAAAAGAGGACAAAGAGGGACCTGGGTGGCCATAGCACCTTTGGAAGTAACAGATTAGAGAGATGTAAGTGTACCTCTGTGGGGTCATGGAGCCCAATCCAGATGTCTGATTGGGTATTCAAGTTGTTCCTAATCAATGAGGCCACGAAGGATTCCTCAGCCCCACTGAGCACAGACACAAGATGTCCTGAGTGCCTCTTCTGGCAGGCAATCTGTGTGGGGAAGGGAAATACGCAGGAGGAGCTTGAGACACCACTAGGGGAAGGGAAGGGCCAATGCAGGTGAGAAGGAGTATGTTTGTAAAACATGAGTTTCTCATACTCATCCTCAGGAAACTCTTGAGAATGGAGAACCCCTGGTCCCCAAACCCAGTCTCTGATTTGCTTCTGCTTATCTCCCTTAACTGCAGATCCCAGCACTTACATCTGCATCCATCCAGGTTTTGGGTGTTTTAAACAAGGCATAGCAGTTAGACCTATAGGCCATGGAACCTGAGGGACAGCTGATCCGTGGAGAGGGCAGTTCCTTTTGGGAATTTTCCCCTGGAGAGGAAGAAATAAGGGAGAGGGATGGGGTGAAATGGAGAGAGGGGTTTGGAGGGGGAAGGTGACCTTGGGGAATATTTATGAGGCCAGGGCTTGGGGCGGTGATACCAAACTTCTGACTGCCTCTCACCATTGCCAACACTCCAGGATTTTTTATAAATCATGAACTAGACCTACTAACTGGATGATGATCTCTCTTCTCtttattcattgtttttattcAAAAGTCCAGTCCTTCTCCTCTGAGTTGATAGATCCTCCAATCATTTTCCTTCTACTCATCTCATTAATGACACTCTATACTTTTCTACTTCATCTCTGCACATAAATTactgagaaaatagaaatcaCCTCATCCCATTGTCACTGAAACACTAGGGTGCTTCCCACCACTGGTTACCTGAAGGAAGGAGTGATGACTCAGGAATCCAGGCCTCTATGTTGTGTGGGGATACCCCATTACCAGGGGAGGCACAGGAGCTTTCCTCCTCATCTTGGCCCTGAGAAGACACTGGGAACCCAGAGCTAGAGGCAGAGAAATCTCACCTTGGACCTGAGACAGGAGCATCAGGCAGCACAGCAGCATGCAGGACAGTCTGGGGAGGCCCAGGGAAGGCAGCATTGTGTCCGTGAGGAGTGGAGGCAGCTAGAGAACTAAAGGGAGGGTGGTCAGAGGGAGGGTGTGAGAGACCCCCTGTTGTACCTCTTGTCTTTTCCTTCATCTAGTCCCCTAGGAAAAAATCCTTCTTGGTAGCATCCCTCCCCTTCCATGGTgctggaaaaaattagaaaatctatACATCCTAGTGCACCTGAGATCTCCCAAGTCTGGCTTCCCCTGGTCTCAGAGCTCCCACATTCTGTGAGGACAAGGATCCTTGTACACCGTCCCTGAAATGTGCAAGGTGAAATCCCTGTCACGGGTCTCATCTAGTCTCGACTCCCACTTACCTCTCTTGCAGGGATCTGCACTGGCTTGTCAGGGCAGAAAAGATTGGGCTTTTATAAGAAGATTTGAGGGAGGGGCACTGAAATGAATAATGGGAAAAAGGAGCCAGGACAGGGGTCAGGGGGACATGTGTGGCTTTAATTTGTGGAGATTTCCACCACAGGCAGGAGATCCTTCCAAAAGCTGGGAATTGTCACAGctgttgcttctttttctttatcagaCCAGTAATTTCCCAGGAACAGGTGATGTTTGTGCTTTTTTCATCCTTGCACAGTTATCATGGTCAGAAAAACTTACAGAAATGAAGGGAACCTGGTGGCATGAATTCTGATGTTTAATAGTTGAGAAAGTATGTGACATTGGAGAGTTCGATCtgccaagaactgactcttgTTGGTATATATATGAGTTTCATTAATCcttgttttttaagattaaaaaaagaaactattaagTACAATTTGGGGGAGTATaagtttgaaaaaattatttgaactaatgagtctttgtgtggatcacaacaaactggaaaaatcttaaagagatgggagtaccagaccaccttatctgtctcccaAGAACCttacatgcaggtcaagaagcaatggttagaacccaACATGGagcaatgaactggttcaaaactgggaaaggagtatgttaagactgtatgttgtcaccctgcttatttaacttctatgtagagtaagtccgtcatgtgaaatgccagactggatgaatcacaagctggaatcaagattgccagcagaaataccaataacctcagatatgcagataataccactctaatggcagaaagtgaagaggaactaaacagcttcttgatgaacgtaaaagaggatagtgaaaaagctgacttagaGACAAGGttcaaaaaacaaatatgatggcatctggtcccattgcttcatggcaaatagatggggaaagaatggaaacagtagcagattttattttcttgggctccaaagtcactgaggACAATGATtacagctataaaattaaaatatgctttctcctcaaaatgaaagttatgacaaacgtagacagtatgttaaaaagaagacatacaactttgccaacaaaaggctgtccatctagtcaaagctatggtttttccagtagtcatgtatggagtgtgagttggcccataaagaaggctgagtgctgaagaaatgatgcttcaacctgtggtgctgaagaggactcttgagaatcccttgaacagtaAGATCAAacaaatcagtcctaaaggaaatcaaccccgaatattcactggaaggaccgatactgaagctgaagctccagtcctttggccagctgatgcaaagagccaactcactgaaaaaactgatgctgggaaagatggagggcagcgggagagggggcgacagaggatgacatggttgtatggcatcaccaactcaatggacatgagtttgaggaatctcagggagatagtgaaagacagggaagcttggcatgctgtagaCCATGGGTTTGCAAggcattggacatgacttagtgacttataaacaacaacaacgggGGAATTTAGTAAGCATGAAGAATGTGAGCTCAATACAGAAATTCTCGTAGAATTGTTATATTCCAACAAAGGTAATTTTAAGCAAGTTACTATTTTAAATAggaagaaaagtataaaatatataagaatatatctgATAATGGTAGTCAAGATCTCGTAACGAGTTTTTCAAGctataaagaagaactaaatacaTGCTGAAATTAATCATGTTTAGAAAGTTTCGATACCCTCAGGATGTACTTTGTTCCTGTATAGATTAATGGAGTGCAATTGGAATACTAACAGAATTTTTCTGATAATCTGATAAACTAAAAATTCATAGGAAAAATAAGAATAGTCAACACATTTCTGAAGAGAAACAATGAAGAATTTTATTTGGCCATGATACAAAACTTCTTACTATAAAGGAGTATGACTGCAGGGAGAGCAAACTTGAGTAGTGTAATGaaagagagagcccagaaatatactTATTATATGTGGAAATGGGAAATCTGAAGGGTCATTGCCGATTAGAAAGTATAAACTGAAGGATTTGGTTTTAGTGGTTAGCCATATGGACAAAAATAAATCAGATTCATActccttaaaatataaaaaataacaacaacaaccaaaataaaacaaaatcattccAGAAGAACTgatgtgaaatataaaaaccagcattttaaaattagaagagaatattttaaaaatgtgtttttgacTTTGATTTAAGAAAGCATGTATTACACAAAAAgcacaaattataaaataaaatattgctaaGTATGAATAAATAgcaaagttaataaataaaatagcaaagtTAATATGTCAAAagctttatattatatatagatatctGACAAAGAATTTATTTCTAGAATATGTTTATGAcagtaaaaatcaagaaaaagaagcATAAG from Budorcas taxicolor isolate Tak-1 chromosome 11, Takin1.1, whole genome shotgun sequence carries:
- the LOC128056653 gene encoding lithostathine, whose translation is MLPSLGLPRLSCMLLCCLMLLSQVQGENSQKELPSPRISCPSGSMAYRSNCYALFKTPKTWMDADIACQKRHSGHLVSVLSGAEESFVASLIRNNLNTQSDIWIGLHDPTEGSEPNAGGWEWSSNDVLNYVAWETDPAAISSPGYCGSLSRSSGYLKWRDHNCYLNLPYVCKFTD